aatatttatgttttcagttttaaaatataataataattttttattttaattttgttagtaGATACGTATATAGTTGTCCACTTTAATTATTAACCAATATAAATTTTACTTACAAGAACTTTCATTTTCTTTCGCTATTTGTTTTCGTTTTTGCTCTTTGCTACATTGCATTGCTGGAAATTAGAAGTGAAGATACTTTTGCAGACAAGTTTTTATAAATTACAGATTATTTTCCAAACGTTTAAGAGCGataaataattttgtcccgctagaTTAGTCCAATACCCCTATgtgcgccgccgccgccgccgtttcttcatatgctcggccgggagagTGTGACAGCGATACGAGGAACTaatatgttcccataactcgacTATGTGGGAAGTCAATACAAGATAGCGACCGCGCGGGAcgcgacaatatatatatatatatatatatatatatatatatatatatatatatatatatatgcagaaaGAGCGGGGGCACTCGCAAGACAGTCGTCGCGTTCATGTCTGTGCCGCTACATGCCCTGAATCACAATAGCGCTTCGGAGCGATGCGAATATGGCAATGGATGCAACAGCAAAATATCTAGCGATTGTGAACGCAAAGTTGTTTCACCCACgcgataatatatatatatatatatgtgtgaaaTTTGTATTGCTGTTACACACGTACCAAACATATGACAGTCATCAGTgattcctagtttttttttttaattttattaattgacaTCTTTGAGAGCGAATTGTTTAATTCAAATTCAACATTCAATTGTAAATATCAATGTAagtaaacatatttcaaatatctcacaaacaaatttatatcgttttattagttataaaaacctttcaagtttttttttgcgtTCGCGTAAACTGGGAGCTTGTATTTACTTagtgcatttatttttaattaggcCTATCCGTTTGTACATGGTCATAGTCGATTATTTCTTGATTTCATTCATAAATCTTAAAAAATCTGTttcttacaaaattaaaaaagtttaaatgattttgaaaaaaagaaaagcaTATAGTTTTTTCTTTATCAATGGGATTccaaatgtaaaatttttgtgacaAGGGTACGTTACATAACGTAGGCCTATACTATATATCGCATTATTACATGCCCTCACTTCATTCTTGTATTTGCAATAGAAActgatttttatagtttttttagaaatattatgtaaaaagttATATTGATATTAAAAATCGTAGAAAAATCATGAAAACACACAAGacaaataatttagaaaactACTACTAAACATTTCAAGGAAGATTGGCCAtgaaattatccagggatcttcaaaaatatacatattgatAACCTTTTTATATTTACTGGTATCAAGTTCACTTAATTACTTTGAAAATGTATTcacaagaatattcttggtacacAAGAAAAACATTCAGAAACTGATTAAGACTACGTGTGGGTTTGCCCTGTTTATATATGACAACAGAACTCGGAAGTGTAAATACGGCGCTGCGTCTACGAAGACCGAGTTATCTaaaattattgaagttatacttctaatgcgacttccaacaaggttgcgttaaacgtttaacgctcccatggagaataacgctaccatggagaattatttgcatgcaaataaaaactattttttaatgatgccaaagaagtataacctctcacgcgcgtacctaagtacacgcacccattttttttcacgcgaattcttcgttgaaaaaaaagaagttaaaattACTGTTATTTCCGACAGTGTAAACGACTCGTAATATCGGTCCTAAGTACGAAATGAACTGCCCCTGgtcagtttattattattattattttttatgtattttgtcCATACGGCCGCTGGTGCTGCGCCGCCACAGACTAGCATCTGTTATTTTCCACGTCGCTcttcgctccccgcgcggcggCACTAAAATCCCAGCGGCCGTCATAAAGCCGAGGCCTCCAGCAAGGGGGAGGGCAGTCATCGTAAACCTCGGTGCCCGCTGCTACAAAGGGATATGGCATCGTATGCGGGGGTCGATGGGTGAGATGCATGGTGCTGAAATAGGGAGGGAGTGTTATggcagggagaaaaaaaaaaagagtgaattgATGCATGGGGAAGGGTAccagagcacacacacacacacacacactatttttttttttttttcggaaaatcATACGCGCCGTTTCATCGGTCTGGCGGCGCGCCCGCTGATCCGTATCTCCCGTTGGCTGTCCGGCCTGGCAGGCTCGCCAACGCGACGAATAATACACTTCTCTCCGACAGCCTGTACGACGCGCGAAGCAACAAATACACTTCTCTCCGACACCCTGTACGACGCGAAGCAACAAATACACTTCTCTCCGAAGTCCTGTACGACGCGAAGAAAAAAATACACTTCTCTCCGACACCCTGTACGGCGCGAAGCAACAAATACACTTCTCTCCGAAACCCTGTACAACTCGAAGCAACAAATACACTTCTCTCCCGACACCTTGTACGACATGATGAAAAAAATACACTTCTCTCCGACACCCTGTCCGACGTGAAGCAACAAATACACTTCTCTCCGAAACCCTGTCCGACGCGAAGCAATAAATACACTTCTCTCCGACACCCTGTACGACGCGCGAAGCAACAAATACACTTCTCTCCGAAACCATGTACGACGCGAAGCAACAAATACACTTCTCTCCGAAACCATGTACGACGCgaagaaaaaaatacagttcTCTCTGACACCCTGTACGACGCGAAGCAACAAATACACTTCTCTCCGACACCCTGT
The window above is part of the Bacillus rossius redtenbacheri isolate Brsri chromosome 13, Brsri_v3, whole genome shotgun sequence genome. Proteins encoded here:
- the LOC134538036 gene encoding uncharacterized protein LOC134538036: MAKEYFKYSQKNENKVECFRNDVCGSPTYMGTHCERSAAAAEFKKYIFSFLFSFNNIPLFFFTRRTGLRREVYLLLRVVQGFGEKCICCFAPYRVSERSVFVASRRTGCQRELYFFLRVVHGFGEKCICCFASYMVSERSVFVASRVVQGVGEKCIYCFASDRVSERSVFVASRRTGCRREVYFFHHVVQGVGREVYLLLRVVQGFGEKCICCFAPYRVSERSVFFSSRRTGLRREVYLLLRVVQGVGEKCICCFARRTGCRREVYYSSRWRACQAGQPTGDTDQRARRQTDETARMIFRKKKKNSVCVCVCALVPFPMHQFTLFFFLPAITLPPYFSTMHLTHRPPHTMPYPFVAAGTEVYDDCPPPCWRPRLYDGRWDFSAAARGAKSDVENNRC